In Paenibacillus kyungheensis, the following are encoded in one genomic region:
- a CDS encoding SurA N-terminal domain-containing protein produces the protein MSKKAVNTKSFLLLITGLFIVGGTLLTVMLYMLNSNDEVATVDEHVISQQELTFYMQQLRPKIQNEFQTKYQRPLSKEDWYKKVDGTTPMDQLQQQALAQIVKDKTLLIVGKQQHLIEHIDYADIIQAMNTENKSRTEAISRGEIVYGLTSFTPQSYYSHLLTSLRTELKKKLSQSPNDPLYIDNKDAYAYFNAHQADWTVNATTYEMTKLHIPSTQQQKATTLQQITQDLQQNMSLTMIQNKYKLPQKIAETITPDSNTSQNSYQNELIMKLRNTDDASKPIFIETKQGFDLYQLEHTAINKEEAFKQYQAQITQTLLEDRLNTYLKHVQQSLPVTVDQPKISTVLATSSFMML, from the coding sequence ATGAGCAAAAAAGCAGTAAACACCAAATCGTTTTTGTTATTAATCACAGGTTTATTTATCGTAGGGGGTACACTTTTAACCGTTATGCTGTATATGCTTAACTCCAATGATGAAGTTGCTACAGTCGATGAACATGTTATCAGTCAACAAGAATTAACCTTTTATATGCAACAATTACGTCCTAAAATACAAAATGAATTTCAAACCAAATACCAACGTCCACTTAGCAAAGAAGATTGGTACAAAAAAGTTGACGGAACAACACCTATGGATCAGTTACAGCAACAAGCATTAGCTCAAATTGTAAAAGACAAAACATTATTAATTGTTGGCAAACAGCAGCATTTGATCGAACATATCGATTATGCAGATATTATTCAAGCAATGAATACCGAAAACAAAAGTCGTACCGAGGCGATATCGCGTGGTGAAATTGTATATGGATTAACTTCTTTCACACCACAATCGTATTATTCTCACTTGCTAACCTCTCTCCGAACAGAACTGAAAAAGAAATTAAGCCAATCTCCAAATGACCCTCTTTATATTGATAACAAAGACGCTTATGCCTACTTTAATGCTCATCAAGCAGATTGGACGGTTAATGCGACTACGTACGAAATGACCAAGCTTCATATCCCTTCTACTCAGCAACAGAAAGCAACTACTTTACAACAAATCACACAAGATCTACAACAAAATATGAGTCTTACTATGATTCAAAACAAATACAAACTACCTCAAAAAATAGCAGAGACTATTACACCTGATAGCAATACCTCGCAAAATTCGTATCAAAATGAACTGATTATGAAGCTCAGAAATACTGATGATGCTTCAAAACCAATATTTATCGAGACAAAGCAAGGTTTTGATTTGTATCAATTAGAACACACTGCTATCAATAAAGAAGAAGCTTTCAAACAGTATCAAGCGCAGATTACACAAACATTGCTAGAAGATCGACTGAATACGTATTTAAAACACGTTCAACAATCCCTTCCGGTTACAGTAGATCAACCCAAAATCAGTACCGTATTAGCCACTTCTTCATTCATGATGCTGTAG
- a CDS encoding helix-turn-helix transcriptional regulator has product MNSGGHSSTIDVHSYVNAELIYINKSDTDGENWVTMKHSHHFVEFFYVTSGRGEFLVEDKRFAIKKNDIIVINPNVEHTEISDTHQLLEYIVIGIHGISLVNEENPFSYLKIDDVNNSILFYVHQLFEEYNARQYAYEEIGRHLIRILLYLILRKKSVSLHVEPSQKVNREIALVRNFIDIHFKKDITLDVLASEAHINKYYLSHAFKKTYDISPLKYLSTVRINTAKFLLESTNYSILDISEIVGFKSQSYFSQLFKKEIGLSPMDYRKECSPLL; this is encoded by the coding sequence ATGAATAGTGGAGGACATTCGTCTACGATCGATGTTCATTCGTATGTCAATGCGGAGTTAATTTATATTAACAAATCGGATACGGATGGAGAAAATTGGGTCACGATGAAACATTCACACCATTTTGTTGAATTTTTTTATGTGACGAGTGGAAGAGGCGAGTTTCTAGTAGAGGATAAGAGATTTGCAATCAAAAAAAATGATATAATCGTTATTAATCCCAATGTCGAACATACGGAAATTTCAGATACGCATCAGTTGCTTGAATATATTGTTATTGGAATCCATGGCATTTCACTAGTAAATGAAGAAAACCCTTTTTCTTATCTTAAAATAGATGATGTGAACAACAGTATTTTATTTTATGTTCATCAACTTTTTGAAGAATACAATGCCAGACAGTATGCTTATGAAGAAATAGGCAGACATCTGATCCGTATTTTGCTTTATCTTATTTTGCGTAAAAAGTCTGTATCATTGCATGTAGAACCTTCCCAAAAAGTAAATCGTGAGATCGCTCTTGTACGCAATTTTATCGATATTCATTTCAAAAAAGATATTACGCTAGATGTATTAGCCAGTGAAGCACATATTAATAAATACTATCTATCTCATGCTTTTAAAAAAACATACGATATATCGCCACTTAAATATTTGTCTACGGTTAGAATCAATACAGCTAAATTTTTGCTAGAATCTACGAATTATTCGATTTTGGATATCTCCGAAATTGTAGGATTTAAATCGCAATCGTATTTTTCCCAACTATTTAAAAAAGAAATAGGTCTATCTCCGATGGATTATCGCAAAGAATGTTCACCTTTGTTGTAA
- the ftsW gene encoding putative lipid II flippase FtsW codes for MNKIRHTSPRTLNNQTTANRYRNANPSSSSNVRNIQQPAQKITKKGAPDFQLLIMTVILVCFGIIMVFSASSSIAWTNKNYNFDSLYFTKKHILYAVIGLVGMFFAMKAHYSKYKKWFAPFFLITLALLVIVLMVGKELNGARSWLNIFGFSLQPSEFAKLAVILYLAALISKKGDKLRDLRSGYIPVMVVVGLIAGLIFLQNDLGSCMILVATAGLIIFAGGASVKHIMASVLLLVLGASLVLGIGALFNHDDNTGTESSYKAGRIEAFLDPMADEKGSSYNLVQSLTAIGVGGFTGSGFGQSIQKLHYLPNPYNDFIFAVIGEEFGFIGTSLFLLLYGYFIWRGLFIALRCPDIFGTLVGVGIMSLIAIQAFINIGGVTNTIPITGVTLPFISYGGTSLIMMMTSMGIMLSISRETNRVASEKSQTTNSRIGNRQSISMRMK; via the coding sequence ATGAATAAAATCAGACATACTTCGCCACGAACACTAAACAACCAGACAACAGCTAATCGCTATCGGAACGCGAATCCTTCTTCCAGTTCTAATGTGCGTAATATACAGCAACCTGCACAGAAAATCACTAAAAAAGGTGCTCCTGATTTTCAATTGTTAATCATGACCGTCATTTTAGTCTGTTTTGGTATTATTATGGTCTTTAGTGCAAGTTCAAGCATTGCATGGACGAACAAAAACTATAACTTTGACTCCTTGTATTTTACGAAAAAGCATATTTTATATGCGGTTATCGGTCTTGTAGGTATGTTTTTCGCTATGAAAGCTCACTATAGTAAATATAAAAAATGGTTTGCGCCCTTTTTTCTAATTACTTTAGCCTTACTGGTTATCGTTCTAATGGTAGGTAAAGAGCTCAATGGTGCTCGAAGCTGGTTGAATATTTTTGGATTTTCACTTCAGCCTTCTGAATTTGCTAAATTAGCTGTTATTTTGTATCTAGCAGCTTTGATCTCCAAAAAAGGAGATAAATTAAGAGATTTACGTAGCGGTTATATTCCGGTCATGGTCGTGGTCGGCTTAATCGCTGGCTTGATCTTTTTACAAAATGACTTGGGTTCTTGTATGATTTTGGTCGCTACAGCGGGTCTAATTATTTTTGCAGGTGGCGCTAGTGTAAAACACATTATGGCTTCTGTGCTTTTACTCGTTCTTGGAGCATCACTTGTATTAGGTATAGGTGCTCTTTTTAATCATGATGATAACACTGGTACAGAAAGTAGCTACAAAGCAGGTCGGATTGAAGCTTTCCTTGATCCGATGGCTGATGAAAAAGGAAGTTCTTACAACCTTGTTCAATCGTTAACTGCTATTGGAGTTGGTGGATTTACAGGTTCAGGTTTTGGACAAAGTATTCAGAAGCTTCATTACCTTCCTAACCCTTACAATGACTTTATTTTTGCAGTAATCGGTGAGGAATTCGGATTTATAGGAACCAGCTTATTTCTACTACTGTACGGGTATTTTATCTGGCGAGGTTTGTTTATCGCATTGCGTTGCCCTGATATCTTTGGGACACTGGTCGGTGTTGGTATTATGAGCTTGATTGCGATTCAAGCGTTTATTAATATCGGCGGTGTTACGAATACGATTCCAATTACAGGGGTTACATTACCATTTATTAGTTATGGTGGTACATCATTGATTATGATGATGACCAGTATGGGAATCATGTTAAGTATTTCTCGTGAAACCAATCGTGTAGCTAGTGAGAAATCACAAACGACCAATTCACGTATCGGTAATCGTCAATCGATCTCGATGCGAATGAAATAA
- a CDS encoding PHP domain-containing protein, translated as MDNSQEERYADLHTHSQASDGMNTPTQNIKLAVEAGLGAIAVTDHDTVAGVAEAIEAGKQYDIEVIAGVEISTREDNKDIHILGYYLNTEDPQLLERLQGLREVRDNRNVQILQKLRDLGVEITMDEVIQQLGRELMPDESIGRPHMADVLVAKGYAVDLKDAFNKYLAEGAAAYVSPPRITASDAAVWIREANGVPVMAHPGIYGDDALVERILDNSSIAGLEVYHSDHSAEDEQRYLEIAQRRDLIVTGGSDYHGERQGKVFHGPLGGKNVPMSTLTQLRQLQTAIETGITAE; from the coding sequence ATGGATAATTCTCAAGAAGAACGTTATGCAGATTTGCATACTCATAGTCAGGCATCAGACGGTATGAATACACCAACGCAAAATATAAAGTTAGCAGTAGAAGCAGGTCTTGGCGCGATTGCTGTAACCGATCATGATACGGTAGCTGGTGTAGCCGAAGCGATAGAAGCAGGCAAGCAGTATGATATTGAAGTAATTGCTGGTGTAGAAATTAGCACTAGAGAAGACAATAAAGATATTCATATTCTTGGTTATTACCTTAATACAGAAGATCCTCAATTATTAGAACGTCTGCAAGGACTACGCGAAGTTCGAGACAATCGTAACGTACAAATTTTGCAAAAGTTACGTGATCTGGGTGTAGAGATTACGATGGATGAAGTCATCCAGCAATTAGGCAGAGAATTAATGCCTGATGAAAGTATCGGTCGTCCGCATATGGCTGATGTATTGGTAGCGAAAGGATATGCTGTCGATCTAAAAGATGCTTTTAACAAGTATCTAGCAGAAGGAGCGGCTGCATATGTCTCTCCACCACGTATTACAGCTTCTGATGCAGCGGTATGGATTCGTGAAGCCAATGGAGTTCCGGTGATGGCTCATCCGGGTATTTATGGTGATGATGCATTAGTAGAGCGTATTCTGGATAACAGTTCTATAGCAGGCTTAGAAGTGTATCATTCCGATCATTCTGCTGAAGATGAGCAACGATATCTGGAAATCGCCCAACGCCGAGATCTAATAGTTACCGGTGGCTCTGATTATCATGGAGAGCGTCAAGGAAAAGTATTTCATGGCCCATTAGGTGGCAAAAATGTACCGATGTCTACCTTGACTCAATTGCGCCAATTACAGACAGCTATCGAGACAGGGATTACAGCAGAATAA
- a CDS encoding YlbG family protein, with amino-acid sequence MGYIIWVNDVKAARNLEKYGCVHYISRRMHYVVMYLYTEKAEETLKNIRRLSYVRKVERSYRNEIKTEYTKAVPDQTQFYGI; translated from the coding sequence ATGGGCTACATTATCTGGGTTAATGATGTTAAAGCAGCACGCAATCTTGAAAAATATGGCTGTGTTCATTATATTTCACGTCGCATGCATTATGTAGTTATGTATTTGTACACTGAAAAAGCAGAAGAAACACTCAAAAATATCCGTCGTCTTTCTTACGTGCGCAAAGTTGAACGATCTTATCGAAATGAGATCAAAACGGAATATACCAAAGCGGTACCTGATCAGACTCAATTTTACGGTATTTAA
- a CDS encoding X2-like carbohydrate binding domain-containing protein, whose product MPNIKKACIGLVLFTLLFTLFPTYSANANTSLDSPKNALSGNAPNPYGGTDYYLDATNGKDTNDGKSIDTAWQTLQKANNTTFQPGDRILLKSGESWQNQQLWPKGSGTAGKPIVIDRYGDETLGKPYIATNGKVDNPLQYINGDFVKDKNKVGLTGAVVLRNQQYWEIHNLELSNDDDFNTDINVSAKTKSVVRDGISISINADLLEGNDKIMDYFRISDNYIHNIDGPTDWQKIHYGGIVFQVFGEKSYKSYDEGAYYFQDVRIENNRFYQTELHAIEFAFNWFYDRDASSGEYDETGKFHEGWEQLWVKNRDLYSRDVYIGHNYAEDIGQGAIQLANTKDMIVEYNEVNGYLQRYNAVSCGLYLWAGADTVMQYNEVYGGPYGEYDGTPWDLEFTNFNVTYQYNYSHDNAAGWMAYMGNSSNSIARYNLSVNDNGVIVKNMLSTNYSPTYFLNNVFVYDASKMDWFHDEVFKDTVYFLNNVFYNTSTTTPTKWYRKEGALNKAVFSNNAYYEAGGVQSAQQPADAHAVLADPQFVADPADYKRGNGVANIVDSAANFKVKPTSPLIDTGRYNVHAGQADFFNNHLYYGDNIDIGIQESPIGTKVESPVDTNPIENEQPAPRENLALHQQISANYTHPNKGLEATNLVDGKTTTRWASPDEVTYPIEITINFGKPIAFDEVYLDEYVDSGTDPRILEYELQQYDEATDTWTTFEKQTNGLGTNVSLKDFGHITSSQLRLLIDSVKSDATGTPTLTEIQVYNNNSTENPQQPTTSITSATYDLNPSKQNDPANQVTWDVYLNGDTLSTIRYIGTEGNVLSSLTEGKDYTVNGDTYTLTRSFLTTRAVGKSGLQLEFASGAQLKIDLNIINSTDT is encoded by the coding sequence ATGCCTAACATTAAAAAAGCTTGTATTGGCTTGGTATTGTTTACGTTATTATTTACTCTATTCCCTACTTATTCTGCGAATGCTAATACTTCTTTAGACTCACCTAAAAATGCACTTAGCGGCAATGCTCCTAATCCATACGGCGGAACCGATTATTATCTTGATGCAACCAATGGAAAAGATACCAATGACGGTAAATCTATCGATACTGCATGGCAAACGTTACAAAAAGCAAACAATACTACATTTCAGCCAGGAGATCGTATTTTGCTTAAATCTGGTGAGAGCTGGCAGAATCAGCAACTCTGGCCCAAAGGATCTGGAACAGCCGGTAAACCGATTGTGATCGATCGTTATGGTGATGAAACACTGGGCAAACCTTATATTGCTACCAACGGCAAAGTAGATAACCCTCTTCAATATATAAATGGAGATTTTGTCAAAGATAAAAATAAAGTCGGTTTGACCGGTGCTGTCGTTCTACGCAATCAGCAATACTGGGAAATTCATAATCTTGAATTATCCAACGATGATGATTTCAATACCGATATTAATGTCTCTGCCAAAACCAAGTCAGTCGTTCGAGATGGTATATCTATTTCCATTAATGCTGATTTACTAGAAGGAAACGATAAAATTATGGATTACTTCCGAATCAGTGATAATTATATTCACAATATTGATGGGCCTACAGACTGGCAAAAGATTCACTATGGTGGCATCGTTTTTCAAGTATTTGGAGAAAAAAGTTATAAATCTTACGATGAAGGTGCTTATTATTTCCAAGATGTGCGTATCGAAAATAACCGTTTCTATCAAACAGAATTACATGCGATTGAATTTGCTTTTAACTGGTTTTATGATCGCGATGCTAGTTCTGGTGAATATGATGAAACAGGTAAATTTCATGAAGGTTGGGAACAGCTATGGGTGAAAAACAGAGATTTGTACAGTCGTGATGTGTATATTGGTCATAACTATGCGGAAGATATTGGTCAAGGCGCGATTCAGCTAGCGAATACCAAAGATATGATTGTCGAATACAATGAAGTGAATGGCTATTTGCAACGCTATAATGCGGTTTCTTGTGGGTTGTACTTATGGGCAGGGGCAGATACAGTTATGCAATATAACGAAGTCTACGGCGGGCCGTATGGAGAATATGATGGTACCCCGTGGGATTTGGAATTCACCAATTTTAATGTAACCTATCAATATAATTATTCTCATGATAATGCAGCAGGTTGGATGGCCTATATGGGGAATAGCTCTAATTCGATTGCACGCTACAATTTAAGTGTAAATGATAACGGAGTTATTGTTAAAAATATGCTATCTACCAACTATTCACCTACGTATTTCCTGAATAATGTATTTGTCTATGATGCTTCCAAAATGGATTGGTTCCATGATGAAGTATTTAAAGATACCGTTTATTTCTTAAATAATGTATTTTATAACACATCAACAACTACGCCTACTAAATGGTACCGCAAAGAAGGAGCATTGAACAAAGCTGTCTTCTCGAACAATGCGTACTATGAAGCTGGTGGCGTACAGTCTGCACAACAACCAGCCGATGCGCATGCTGTACTAGCAGATCCGCAATTTGTAGCTGATCCTGCGGATTACAAACGTGGTAATGGCGTTGCTAACATTGTTGATTCAGCCGCTAATTTCAAAGTCAAACCAACTTCACCATTAATTGATACTGGTCGCTATAATGTACATGCAGGACAAGCCGATTTCTTTAACAATCATCTATACTATGGCGACAATATCGATATCGGAATTCAAGAAAGTCCAATAGGAACCAAAGTTGAATCACCTGTGGATACCAATCCTATCGAAAATGAGCAGCCTGCACCACGTGAAAATCTAGCGCTTCATCAGCAGATTTCAGCTAATTATACTCATCCAAATAAAGGCTTAGAAGCTACTAATCTAGTAGATGGCAAAACAACGACACGCTGGGCAAGCCCGGACGAAGTCACCTATCCAATCGAGATCACTATCAATTTTGGTAAACCTATTGCTTTTGATGAAGTCTATTTAGACGAATATGTCGACAGCGGAACTGATCCACGTATTCTTGAATATGAATTGCAACAATATGATGAAGCTACAGATACATGGACTACTTTTGAAAAGCAGACCAACGGTTTGGGAACCAATGTCTCGTTAAAAGATTTTGGTCATATTACAAGTAGTCAGCTTCGCTTGCTAATTGATAGTGTCAAATCTGATGCAACTGGAACGCCTACACTCACTGAAATTCAGGTATACAATAACAACAGTACTGAAAATCCGCAACAACCGACAACCTCAATCACTTCAGCAACATATGATCTGAATCCGTCCAAACAAAATGATCCTGCGAATCAAGTAACATGGGATGTCTATCTGAATGGAGATACGTTATCCACGATTCGTTATATCGGAACAGAAGGAAATGTATTGAGTAGTCTGACCGAAGGCAAAGATTATACAGTTAATGGAGATACGTATACGCTAACACGAAGTTTTCTAACAACACGAGCAGTTGGCAAGTCAGGCTTACAGCTTGAATTCGCTTCAGGAGCACAACTCAAAATCGATCTGAATATTATCAATTCTACAGATACTTGA
- a CDS encoding YlbF family regulator translates to MSVTEIRTVDMAEVLTSAYELGDMINNSIEVANYLYWEERMLAHPEVISLMHKLNSKKELFEETQRFGHFHPNFHEAKEQVEAVQREMEQIEAVWRFKDAEEKLDQMLYEMSELIAHSVSESIKVPSNNPLPKGGGCGSGGSCGCS, encoded by the coding sequence ATGAGCGTAACCGAGATTAGGACGGTCGATATGGCCGAAGTCTTGACAAGCGCCTATGAATTAGGCGATATGATCAACAATTCTATCGAAGTCGCGAATTACCTATATTGGGAAGAGCGTATGCTGGCTCACCCGGAAGTTATAAGCTTGATGCACAAGCTCAACAGCAAAAAAGAATTATTTGAAGAAACACAACGGTTTGGACATTTTCATCCCAACTTCCATGAAGCCAAAGAACAGGTAGAAGCTGTTCAACGAGAAATGGAACAGATAGAAGCAGTATGGCGCTTTAAAGATGCTGAGGAAAAATTGGATCAAATGTTATACGAAATGTCAGAGTTGATAGCACATTCGGTCTCTGAAAGTATTAAAGTTCCAAGCAATAACCCTTTACCGAAAGGAGGCGGATGTGGTAGTGGAGGATCATGTGGATGCAGTTGA
- a CDS encoding selenium metabolism-associated LysR family transcriptional regulator, producing MAFNFHQLHIFYTVAERGSFSAAAQALHMTQPAVTMQVQSLEDHFGTKLFNRTTKRIELSEAGHALMPFASQGIHLMRETDAVMSRFTDSLAGRLVLGASNTIGEYVLPRLLGPLGQQYPHMKVMLKVMNTTQILDEISRNQLDFGLIEAPVEHPDMTIKPVMQDELKLIVPGNHPLADQEIVQLTDVLKYPFVLREKGSGTRQVMEEELIRHQVDLSQIQTVMELGSTGAVKSAVEAGLGITILSPSSVKHEVTLGLLKVLTIENVSFQRQFYSIHLKSTLLTIPAVTFLQFVQEYEWV from the coding sequence GTGGCATTTAATTTTCATCAATTACACATTTTTTATACAGTTGCTGAGCGTGGCAGTTTCTCAGCGGCGGCGCAAGCTCTTCATATGACGCAACCGGCAGTCACAATGCAAGTGCAGTCTTTAGAAGATCATTTTGGCACCAAATTGTTCAATCGGACGACCAAGCGCATTGAGTTGTCTGAAGCAGGTCATGCGTTAATGCCGTTCGCTTCGCAAGGGATTCATCTGATGCGGGAAACCGATGCAGTCATGTCCAGATTTACCGATAGTCTAGCAGGGCGATTAGTGTTAGGTGCAAGTAATACGATTGGTGAGTACGTATTACCTCGTCTACTCGGTCCACTAGGTCAGCAATATCCACATATGAAAGTCATGCTCAAAGTGATGAATACCACTCAAATTTTAGATGAAATTAGTCGTAATCAGCTAGATTTTGGATTGATCGAAGCGCCTGTTGAACATCCCGATATGACGATTAAGCCTGTGATGCAAGATGAACTCAAACTCATTGTACCCGGCAACCATCCTCTGGCTGATCAAGAGATTGTGCAATTAACAGATGTGTTGAAGTATCCATTTGTGTTACGTGAAAAAGGCTCTGGAACTCGCCAAGTGATGGAAGAAGAGCTAATCAGACATCAAGTCGATCTTTCTCAAATTCAGACAGTGATGGAATTAGGCAGTACAGGAGCAGTAAAATCTGCTGTAGAAGCTGGATTAGGTATTACGATTTTATCACCATCATCGGTTAAGCATGAAGTCACTTTAGGATTATTGAAAGTGTTAACTATTGAAAATGTTTCGTTTCAACGGCAATTTTATTCGATTCATCTTAAATCTACATTATTGACTATTCCGGCAGTTACTTTTTTACAATTTGTACAAGAGTATGAGTGGGTGTGA
- a CDS encoding M20 metallopeptidase family protein has protein sequence MGNYNWEALFPDMVEWRRHLHRHPELSYQEHHTMKFIADLLMSFGIETTSGVGDTGVIGVIKGDLPGKTVALRADIDALPIQDEKECEYASQVDGVMHACGHDGHTAGLLAVARYFSEHRATLKGEIRLIFQPGEEVCPGGALKMIAAGALEGVDVIYGVHLWSPLPVGILASAAGPIMASVDDFVIDITGKGGHGGIPHVTVDSVLTGAQLVVQLQSIVSRNVNPLQPAVLTIGTINSGTAKNVIAETCRITGTVRTFDEETRAVIRKRFDEVTRHVCAMNGAEVEIDYMMGYPPLVNHASETERFFEVATEVFGADHVEVTPPMMPAEDFAYYVQEVPGCFIFVGVGNEDKGITYPHHHPKFDMDEAGMLNAAKILTALAENYLQQSAVET, from the coding sequence ATGGGGAATTACAATTGGGAAGCTTTATTTCCAGATATGGTAGAATGGCGCAGGCATCTTCATCGTCATCCTGAATTATCTTATCAAGAACATCATACAATGAAGTTTATTGCTGATCTATTAATGTCTTTTGGAATTGAGACAACGTCCGGTGTCGGCGATACAGGAGTCATTGGTGTTATCAAAGGAGATTTACCCGGTAAAACAGTTGCGTTACGTGCTGATATTGACGCTTTACCTATTCAAGATGAAAAAGAATGTGAATATGCTTCACAGGTGGATGGTGTTATGCATGCTTGTGGACATGATGGTCATACCGCAGGTTTATTAGCAGTCGCTCGTTATTTTAGTGAACACCGAGCAACATTAAAAGGTGAAATTCGTCTTATTTTTCAACCGGGTGAAGAAGTATGTCCGGGTGGCGCTCTGAAAATGATTGCCGCAGGTGCTCTTGAAGGTGTAGATGTTATCTATGGTGTGCATTTATGGTCGCCTTTGCCTGTCGGAATATTAGCTAGTGCCGCAGGTCCGATTATGGCTTCTGTTGATGACTTTGTGATTGATATTACAGGAAAAGGGGGTCATGGTGGGATTCCTCATGTGACTGTCGATAGTGTACTTACTGGAGCGCAATTGGTGGTGCAATTACAATCTATCGTGAGTCGTAATGTAAATCCTTTGCAACCTGCTGTGTTGACGATCGGAACCATCAATAGTGGAACAGCCAAAAATGTAATTGCTGAAACTTGCCGAATAACGGGAACAGTACGTACATTTGATGAAGAAACTAGAGCAGTTATCCGTAAACGGTTTGACGAAGTGACCCGTCATGTATGTGCGATGAACGGAGCAGAAGTAGAGATTGATTATATGATGGGTTATCCACCACTGGTGAATCATGCAAGCGAAACAGAACGATTTTTCGAAGTGGCTACCGAAGTCTTTGGAGCAGATCATGTTGAAGTGACTCCACCGATGATGCCAGCAGAAGATTTTGCTTATTATGTACAAGAAGTGCCAGGATGTTTTATTTTTGTTGGAGTTGGCAATGAAGATAAAGGGATTACGTATCCGCATCATCATCCAAAATTCGATATGGATGAAGCAGGAATGTTAAATGCCGCCAAAATATTAACAGCACTTGCTGAAAATTATTTGCAACAATCTGCGGTAGAAACGTAA
- a CDS encoding Asp23/Gls24 family envelope stress response protein — protein MTESLQLEMGIIKIADDVVAKVAGMAALETPGIAAMSGGLSDGFAKRLSGKNVQKGVTVEVGQLEAAIDLRIIVLYETPIHEVCRMLQQNVREAVENLTGLKVVEVNVKVEGVAFKDDIL, from the coding sequence ATGACCGAATCATTACAATTGGAAATGGGTATTATCAAAATTGCCGATGACGTCGTAGCAAAAGTAGCGGGCATGGCCGCTTTAGAAACGCCAGGTATTGCTGCTATGTCTGGAGGATTATCCGATGGATTTGCCAAACGTCTAAGTGGTAAAAATGTACAAAAAGGAGTTACGGTAGAAGTCGGACAATTGGAAGCTGCAATTGATCTACGTATTATCGTGCTGTATGAAACTCCAATTCATGAAGTATGCCGCATGCTTCAACAAAATGTACGCGAAGCTGTAGAAAATCTAACCGGGCTTAAAGTGGTTGAAGTCAACGTAAAAGTAGAAGGCGTTGCTTTTAAAGACGATATTTTGTAG